The Rubidibacter lacunae KORDI 51-2 DNA segment CGAAACGCTTCTGATTTAATACGCGCTGGAGCGACTTGGGATAATGAAAGCGCCCGTCCAAGGGTAAAACCGCGCGCCGGCGACTGGAATACCACTGGAGGTCGCCGTCCTCACCTGCCATCAGGAACCAACCTCGCGCGTACCCCCCCACGATCGCCGAGACATCCACATCCATGGCGTTGCTTGTTTGAGTCGTCCGTTAAATCGAGCTCGCCTGCTGCAGCCGAGGGACGGGGCACCAACAACCGGCAATTCACCCTAAGATCGAAATCCTGAGGGGGCGATCGCCCGAAAGACATCGCTAATAAATCATGCCAGAACCCATTCCTCCCATCGTGCTCCCACCGCTCCGCGATCCCGACCGCGAAGGGCATTGGTTGCGCGACGCGCTGCACACCTGGCTGGACCGAGAGTTCCTACCTGAAGCGGTTAATGGCGATATAGCCGATCGAGCGTCTAAGATTTTCGTGCGCCAGCGCCTCGAAGGCGAAAACGACCTCGGCGCACTTGTCGTCGCAATCGTGACAGAAATGCAGGGCTTCGACTTCAGTCGCAGTTTCTACGGAGAATTTGCGATCGCCAACGCCGTCAGCGATCTCGTACTCGACAGCCTCGGGATCGACCGCTGCTGCGGCGAGTAGCCTAACGTCGCAGCAGCGGTTTACAACCCATCCGGTTGCGCTCCTAACTGGGGAGGTGCTACCAGCTGGACTTAGTGACGCCCGGTAGCAAGCCCTCATGAGCCCATTCCCGCAACACATTGCGCGACAGACCGAAATCGCGATAATAGCCGCGCGGACGCCCCGTGACTTTGCAGCGGTTGTGGAGGCGCGTGGGCGAACTGTTGCGCGGTAGGTTCTGCAGCTTGCGCCGCAGCTCAAAACGCTCCAGTGGCGTTTGTGCAGTCCGGATTTGCTCCTTGAGTTCCTCGCGCTTGGCGGAATATTTGGCGACGAGTTTCTCGCGCTTGCGCTCGCGCGCGATCATGCTTTTCTTGGCCATGGGGTCGGTAGTGTCTCGCTTGCGTGCGTTATTGATGGCAATAAAAGTCCAATTTTTATAATAGCGAATTGAGCCGAGCCTTTACGTACTGCTTGCTCGGACCTCGCGCTCCTGCCTGCACGCTCGTTCTATCTCACCCTGGGTCGCTGCGCTAAGCGTTCGGGTGTTATCCCTACGGTAGGATGGCACCTTCGAGGTTTGCACCTCTAAAGTCGGCACGCTTGAAGTGACCTTCCACTAAGCGCGCACCGACCAAGTTCGCTCCCCTGAGATTGGCATCGCGAAAACTGGTTCCAGCCAGGTTGGCTGCTGCCAACACGGCCTCTTGCAAGTCGGCACCTGCTAAATTTGCTTGGGACAGATTCGCTCCGCGCAGATCGGCTCCTTTCATCTGCGTTCCTGCCAAAGTTGCACTGGCAAGGTTCG contains these protein-coding regions:
- the rpsN gene encoding 30S ribosomal protein S14; translated protein: MAKKSMIARERKREKLVAKYSAKREELKEQIRTAQTPLERFELRRKLQNLPRNSSPTRLHNRCKVTGRPRGYYRDFGLSRNVLREWAHEGLLPGVTKSSW